GCGCGCGCGCTGACGCCGGAGAGCACGGCGACCGCCTGACGCGCCCCGTCGGACGGCCGGACCCGCGCGGGTCCGGGCACGCGTCGTGGTGTGGGCGCCTCGGCCTCGTGCGCTGGCTCTGCCGGCGTGCCGTGGGGTGAGGGCGCCGTCGGTCGTGCGGGGCCGCGCCCGCCCGGTCGGCGGTCGGGGTGCTCCCGAGGCTGTGCTCCGAGATGGCGGCTGCGGTCGGCGCCGGCCGTCGCGCAACTGATGGTTGCGCAGTGCGCCGGAGGGGCGTAGCGTCATGCGCAACCAAACGTTGCGGGAGGATGCCATGGAGCTAGGAACGATCGAACGGGAGATCTACGTCGACGCGTCGCCCGAGGTCGTGTTCGACGTCGTGAGCAGCCCGGAGCACCTCACGGGCTGGTGGCCCGACGAGGCGCGCTATGCGCAGGTGCCCGGCGCACCGGGGGAGATCGTCTTCGGCGACCCGGCCGACGGCGGGGTGGTGGTGGCGTTCACCGTCGTCGACTCGCGGCCGCCGCGCACGTTCTCCTTCCGCTGGACGCACCCTGCGGGGGAGGTCGCCGCCCCGGGGAACTCGCTGCTCGTCACGTTCGAGCTGACCTCGTCGGGCAGGGGCACGCTCCTGCGGATGACCGAGACCGGCTTCCGCGAGCTCGGCTGGGAGGCGGCCGTCCTCGAGCAGCAGTACCGGGAGCACGTGACCGGCTGGGACTTCTTCCTCCCACGGATCGCTCCCTACGTCGCGACGCTCGAGGTGCGGCCGTGAGCGCCGCCATGGTCGAGGTGGTCGACGACGAGCTCTGGTCCGCCGTCGGTGACCCGACGCGGCGCCGCATGCTCGACCTGCTGCTCGCCGACGGTGGGGGAACCGCCACCACGCTCAGCCAGCACCTGCCCGTGACCCGTCAGGCCGTCGCCAAGCACCTCGGCGTGCTCGACCGGGTCGGGCTCGTCACGGCGGCACCCGCCGGCCGCGAGAGGCGCTACCAGGTCGACGAGGCGCAGCTCGCGCGGGCGGTCGCCCAGCTCACCTCGGTGGGCACGACCTGGGACGCCCGCCTGCAGCGCATCAAGCGCCTCGCCGAGGCGATCGAGCGCGCCCAGCAGGGCTGAGCCGGGGGCAAGCGGGACCGACGCCCCTGCGGGCGGACCGATGTGTGGGCGGCGGCCGGTGCGTGGAGCGCCCCGGTGGGGGAGGGCGACGCACTCGGGCGGGCTGCGCGACTCCGGTACGGCCGGCGCGCGGTCCGAGCGGTAACCGCCGACCACCCAAGACTTCACGCCCGCAGGACCGGGCGCACGCAGAAGGGGGCGTACGGGTCGCGCACACGAAGAACCGAGCACACACGAAGGATCGAGCACACGAAGGAGAGACGAGATGGTGGACATCCTGCACAGGGTCGGGGCCGTGACCCCGACGACCGCCGCGGTGTACGACGCGCTCACGAGGGTCGACGCGCTCGCGGCCTGGTGGACCGAGGACACGCAGGGGAGCGGTGACGCGATCGGTGACACCCTCGCGTTCCGGTTCCCCGCCGGCGGCTTCGACATGGAGGTGGTCGACCTGGTGCCGTCGGAGCGCGTCGTGTGGCGCGTGGTCGACGGACCCGAGGAGTGGGTCGGGACGACCGTCGAGTGGGACCTCCGTCAGGAGGGCGAGCACGCGATCGTCCTGTTCGCGCACCGCGGCTGGCGCGAGCCGGTGGAGTTCATGCACCACTGCAGCACCAAGTGGGCGTCGTTCCTCCTGAGCCTGAAGGCGCTCGTGGAGACCGGCGCGGGTGCTCCGGCACCGCGGGACGTGCGCATCGACAACTGGAACTGAGCGGACGCGTCGAGGGTCGGCAAGGGGAAGCGGACTCCAAGGGCTCCGCCCTCCACGCGGAAATGTCATAATGTGCATTATCGGCGTTACGTCGACGGTGACGGGCACAGGCGATCGGGGTGCCAGGACGTGGTTCCCGAGCTCCTGACGACGCACGACTGCGAGCTGCACCGCCACGACACGCAGCCTGCCGGGCGCGCACGCACGAGCGCATGTGCAGACGCCGGCGCCGACCGCAGACCGCGGCCGACGTCGGTGCCGGCGTGCAGCACGGCGCCGGCGGCGTCGATGTGCCCGGCGACGCCGACGTGGCTCAGCGCGTCGGCGTCGCTGACGGCACGGCGGTGCGACTCGGACCGTCCACGACGAGCCCGAGCTGATCGTCCGGTCGCCGAGCCGCCCCGAACCGAACCAGATCGCGACCCGTCCGGCGGGATGACGCGCAAGCGCCCCGAACGCCTCGGCGCTCGCGGTCGTGACGCGAGTGCTGCTGCTGCGGACGCTCCGCCGTCGAGTCCGGCTTGCGGCTTGCTCGCTCAGGGTGCCCCTGGCTCTCCCCGGTGCTGCCGCCGCTGAATACGGAGATAACGGACATTATCTACGTATTGCTTTCGCTAGACGCATCCTTGACTCTAGTC
The Cellulomonas sp. NS3 DNA segment above includes these coding regions:
- a CDS encoding SRPBCC family protein, translating into MELGTIEREIYVDASPEVVFDVVSSPEHLTGWWPDEARYAQVPGAPGEIVFGDPADGGVVVAFTVVDSRPPRTFSFRWTHPAGEVAAPGNSLLVTFELTSSGRGTLLRMTETGFRELGWEAAVLEQQYREHVTGWDFFLPRIAPYVATLEVRP
- a CDS encoding ArsR/SmtB family transcription factor, producing the protein MSAAMVEVVDDELWSAVGDPTRRRMLDLLLADGGGTATTLSQHLPVTRQAVAKHLGVLDRVGLVTAAPAGRERRYQVDEAQLARAVAQLTSVGTTWDARLQRIKRLAEAIERAQQG
- a CDS encoding SRPBCC family protein, which produces MVDILHRVGAVTPTTAAVYDALTRVDALAAWWTEDTQGSGDAIGDTLAFRFPAGGFDMEVVDLVPSERVVWRVVDGPEEWVGTTVEWDLRQEGEHAIVLFAHRGWREPVEFMHHCSTKWASFLLSLKALVETGAGAPAPRDVRIDNWN